Proteins co-encoded in one Novosphingobium sp. PP1Y genomic window:
- the rpsJ gene encoding 30S ribosomal protein S10 → MEAQNIRIRLKAFDHRVLDQATGEIADTARRTGALIRGPIPLPTKIEKFTVNRGPHIDKKSREQFEVRTYKRLLDIVQPNAATVDALMKLDLAAGVNVEIKLA, encoded by the coding sequence ATGGAAGCTCAGAACATCCGCATTCGCCTGAAGGCGTTTGACCACCGCGTACTCGACCAGGCCACTGGCGAGATCGCCGACACCGCCCGCCGTACCGGCGCGCTCATTCGGGGCCCCATTCCGCTTCCGACGAAGATCGAAAAGTTCACCGTGAACCGCGGTCCTCACATCGACAAGAAGTCGCGTGAGCAGTTCGAGGTTCGCACCTACAAGCGTCTGCTCGACATCGTGCAGCCGAACGCCGCCACCGTCGACGCGCTGATGAAGCTCGACCTGGCCGCAGGCGTGAACGTTGAGATCAAGCTGGCCTAA